CAGAGGACTTTAAGCGGAAACTTTTGTTGGGTGGCGGGGTAGGTTGTTTGTGTCATCCAGTTATATGATTTCTTCATGTATGTCGTGTATTTTTGTTTAACCATATACAAATATGATATCTGGCTTGTTGATTTTAAGTTAGCTGATCATGGCCCTAGAACACTTAAGAGATAGCTGCAAAGTAATTTCTGCCCACCtttaccatcaacaccacaaattGGATCTTTAACTTATgtaaatacaatgaaaattttTTCCCATGTTATTCAAATCAATTTGGTGTATTATCCTGAATTGTAAAGCCATTATAAAGAAAGATGATCCACATGAAAGTTGCCTGAATAATTATATGTGTTAAGTGGATTGTCCAAGTTGTGTATGTTACTGTTGAATTTTTGTTATATTTAAGGGTGTTCAAAAATCTTTTGATGGAAGGTTTTATTTAACTAATTGTGAGGTGTGGAGAAATTTCAAGAATTAGAACCAGGAGTATGACACAAAATGGTTTGAAAGGGGACAACCTGGAGAAAGCGGAGTACTGTAagtatctgggagtagacatggcaacagacggaaccatgggggctgaagtaagtcgtagggtgggagaggggttgacCGTTCTTAATGAATTGAggagtgtgtgtaaggagaggttGCTTGTCTTTTAGGACAGAAATAAGTTTGTTTAAGGGTATAGCAGTCcaggcagtgttgtatggatgtgtcttGGGCCTTAAATGCAAATaaatggaagagggtggaggtaATGGAtctgaaatgcctgaggacaatacgtgttgGGGCCAGGGTGATGTGAGAGGTGTGAATTTTCTCCATTCTTCATAGTTGGGTGCTGTTAGTTTTGTGATTCACCATTTTAAGAAGCAACAGCAGTTTGCAGTTCACATTTCAGAGATTAGGTTGCTGATGGAGTTGTTTAGAGTGTGGATTTGCTGATGGAGGAAGTTTTTGTCTGAGAATTTTTCTTTGCTCTATAAGATCTGCAATTTGGGAGAAGTTTTTGTAATATTGTCTTCCATGTCCTCATTGTATTTACTTTTTGCTGACTTGGTTGATGACATGGTCTAGGTATGGGAAATTTAGATATCTAAGACAAAGTTTTAAAACTTGGATTTAATGTACTGTGTGAATGCTGGCCtgtctgctttactatccttctcaaaagcaaatataacaaagataCAGACCATacaaaatagagcactcagaTCAATTACTGGCAGCCTCAAATACTGAAaatctacacaatgaaacaagatCCTCCCAATAAAATCCCTCCACAACATGCTCGGGACTTAATTCTTTTCAACAGCATTTGATCCTTCCCACTCAAACCACTCCGTAACTAACCATCAACCTTAACATCATATCAAAAAGCCTACCTTAGCCTCAAACCTAAGCACCTTTCACTCGCAGGCCTCCCTACCTTCAGCAGATGtaatactgacaaaacacatacacactaataTAAATCTACAGTGGCCAGCTAAGAAGTTGGCTGAATATTTTTTGTCATTCTTGTGGAGGAGAAATACTATGTATTTCTGTGTGAGGAAGTTTGATATCTGTAGCCACTAGTACTGCATAACAATGTTTTTTTCTTATTAGGTTCAACTGATTTTCAGTTTAATGTATAATGTGATCAGATATGATAGCTGGCACTTAAAGATTTATATAGAAAGTTTCTGTGCTATAGTTTTTAAGTAATTAGTAAAATGGAGTGTAGATGTTGGATCAGAGAGATTTGTGATTTACATATATCTAACAGTCATCCCCATTCCATTCCCAATGATTCGGGTGATATAAATTTTTCAAAGGTGCCTTAATTTGTTTCCTCCATTTGCAGCTGATTGTGTTGGGTCAAGAGGACAGTGGTCAAGGGGACAAGATGGCTGTGTCCAGACCATCAAGTGGAGCCAAGATCAAACCTCATGCTGCACCTCAGCCCCAACAAGACACAGCCAAGAAGCACAAACATCAGGCTGTAAAAGTAAGTTATAGGACTTTTTAGATTTATGTACACTGTCTGTgttaatcatgtcctcagtcattctgtttcattcatccttcactcttatactataaaaatacATCCttacataatttttaacatgtttcttttttaatttcatgttatgctcTGTAGTTTGCTGTACCTCTACATCTTTCAGTAAACTAGTAACTGACCATGTCTTTGATTGgttttaaaaactttaaggttgtgatcaggttataTATGTTTTGTACACAAATTTTTAGACATATATTGTCTGAACCTCTGCATAGTCAACAAAAATAGTAAAACTGAATGTAACTTCatactgatatatttctttccagGAACCAAAGGCAAAGCCAGAGTCCAAAGTGTCTGATCAGTTCTCAGCATTGTTTGGTGAGCCCATCAAAAAAATTGCTGACCAGAAGCCAAGTAAAGTAAAACCtccaaaagaaaaagagaaagtgcCTGAGAAAGTCACTGAAAAGTACAAAGACAAAACTCCCATATCTAAATCAAGTGAAAAGAAACCAAAAGAGAAACATAAAAGTGAgaaaacctcctcctcttcctctgtgacAAATGTGACCCCAGCAAGTACCTCAGAGGTGAAGGAGGAAAAGcgtgaaaaagtgaaggaaaagagtCACAAAGAGAAACataaaagagataaagataaggaaAGAGATAAGCACAAAAAggatagagacagagatagagaaagTAAGAAACAGAGGGAGAAGGAGATATCTAAACGAGCATCTTCTCCCTCACTGAAACAGTCTTCATCTCCAGCATCCAAGCGTTCTTTATCTCCTTCATCAAAACGATCAACATCCCCAGCATCTAAACGATCATTGTCCCCTTTTTCTAAACGATCATTATCTCCAGCCAGTAGTATAAAGTCAGATTCTAgtgcaaaaaggaaaaaatgtgaTACAGAAAGTACAAAAATTGTGGTTGAAAAACCTCCtgaagagacaaaagaaaagagaaaagataagaagagagacaagaaagaaaaacatagagaaaaagaggaagcacCCCCAGTGGAAGTTGAGAGAGAAAAGCCCCTCGAAAAGTTGGCTGTTAAGACAGAAAACTCCACAAAAATGGCAGCACCCATTTTAAAGGATGAATGTGTTATAATGCCTGTCAAGAATGAAGAGAGGAGTCCAGCCAAAGAGAGAAATAAGGTGGAGCACAAGGTTAAGAAGGGTACAGTTAAGGAAATCAACAAAGAGGAGCCTGTGGCTGTCACACCTCAGGTCACTGTCAAGGaaaagaaagtgaaggaaaaacCTACACTTGTTgtccctccacctgcaccacccagGTCAAGATCATCATCAAGGagcccctcaccttccctctctgTTTCCAGGTCCCCTTCACCTGCATGTTCAAGATCATCCTCTAAATCTTCCAGATCGAGAAGTCCTCCATCACCTGTTTCTATTGGGCGAGAATCCCCATGTAGATCACGCTCCTTGTCAAGATCTCAGTCACCAGTTCACTCTAAATCCCGATCACATTCGAGATCTAGCTCTGGATCCAGGAGATCGGTTTCAAGATCACCATCAGTTTCAAGGTCAAAATCTGGATCACCCTCTCGATCTCCCTCACACTCCAGATCACACTCCAGATCATGTTCAAGGTCGAGATCACGCTCCAGATCAGTATCAGGTAGTAGATCACGGTCCAGTTCACCTGCTAGGTCCAGGTCAATATCCATGTCACCCACCAGGTCAGTCAGCAGTAGTTCTAGTGAAAGTTCACCATCACGTATGTCTGTGGGTGAGAGTCAATCTCAGGTTCATGGCTCAAGGGCTGGTCCTTCAAGGCCATCACTTCCTGCTGGAGCAGATTCCAGGGGCTCAACAAACCCTTTGAGCATTATGATGAAAGAAGTAAGTAGCTCTTCCAGTGAGAGTGAGGAACGAGGGAGCACTGAGGGTAAAGGGCAGGCAAAGGTACCCCTACGGTCACCTTCAGATGCTAGTCGACCTATGCACTTGGCAGCCAATCAGCAGCCATTAACAACTGCTTGGCAAGATACAAAGGAGCTGATAACATACAGTGATGATGAAGTAAATCCTGTGATCAAAGACAACACACGAGGTGGTGGCAAGCGTGAACAGATAGCACGTAGACCTCCCCAGAGAGACAAGAAGAAGCGACGTTCACAGCAGGAGAATAGCATCATTAcaaccaatcctcctccttcttcacccaAAGATATCACAAAACCAATGAAAGAAGAGATTAAACAGGAAGATATGAAGGGTATAAAAGAAGAGGTGTCAGCTATGTCACAGTTAACCCCTGAGTACTTGCAAGAGCTGGTTGAGCTGCAGCACAAGATTATGAACTCAGTTGATCGCCAACAGCTACAACAAGTGGTGGACATTATAGCAGAAAACAGTAGCTTTCAGCTCACTCAGGCACATTTCAACTTTGATCTGTGTTCTCTTGATGCTCATGTTGTGAAGCAACtccagggttgcttctcttagtgCTTAATCATCTCCACGAATGACGCACATCAGTTTCCGTTGGCGAGAGTCTTGGCATATTTGCTCCAAACATCTGGACGGTTCAAATTCTTAGTGACAGCATCTATGCATGCCTGATCATCTATATTGTTTGTCATTGAACAGTATGCTGGTGAAGGTTTCCTAAGGATTTCTTGCCTGATATATGCGGAACTGGACCATCTATAGTCTGTGATCTTAGCCCTCACCTACTATAATCTATTGTAcagttatttatatatttcttcttcagcGCCCTTTGTTACTTGGCTTATCTTTGTTTTCCTCTTGAGCAGCTGTCTCACAGATGTTAATAATTCTCATTAGAAAAGTTCAGAATATCATGAATATTGATGACTCAGTTGCAGCTCAGGTCTTTAGACCGTAATTCTGTGATTTAAAttctatgaaaagaaaaaaggtttattGTTCCTTAAACTTTTCTAATTCTTCATTCTAATTCAGTCTTATAAGTAAACACACATGTTAATTGTTGGTGGTGTCATCCCAGTCCCTATTATTTGCCCATGGATTGAATGTAATTCAATGAACTCATGGTTGTTGATGCTATGTATCAACATTTATGTGCAATCAAATATATATTGACTGCAGTTTAGATCTTCTGTTTGTTCTACTCATTCTTGACAATTACTGTTGAATCTCAGAATTTTTTATTGTTTCTTGCAAGGGCTAACTTAAATCTTCCCATTTTTTGTACATTTGTATGATAATTTATACAGTATATGCCATCAGTTTTGATCAATTTTTTTCATTGCCTTGTTATTGTTGTAAACTTTGGTGTTGAATATCCTGTGTGGTAAAGTGACACACAGCTGCTTGTGTGaacatacgtatgtgtgtatatatgtatgtgcatgtttgATGTGTGCAGGCATGTTCAATGCACTGAACCAACATTGTGCAATGGTGACTACACACTTCTGAAAAGAATGAATTGTATTTTCTCATGAATTGGTATAATTGTCCTTCCTTATATTATTCATGCAAGCGCTTTGCATGGGATGATGGGCCTCCCTTATATCAGGGATGCATATTTTTAGCTTAAAATAGAATATTATATGATGTCAGCCAAAAGCTCAAGCATGTACCATGATTACATCTAATTAATGAGAGCAGATTATGTGGGAAGCAAAAAAAACCAAACATACTGTATCAGAGTatgcttgttttcattttaaaCCACAAGAGTATATAAAAAAATCAAGGTATTAAATGCAAAGCAATGAGATGATATTCCAAAAGAACATGTCTCAACACAAAGTAAAGCATCACGAGTGTTTCGCACTAAAATATATGGGCTTTAAGAAACATCCCACTACAAATGTTAAAAAGATCATCAGCCATACACCAAGCGTTTCAATATATACCTCTGGTGTTTACAAACTGGTGAATCACTCTAATGAGCAAACTACACTATATGACTTGTAGTTACCTCAGAGTAACCACTGCCTTTAAGGAGATAAAACAGATACAGGAATGATGGGGCATGGTTGGTGAGACTATGGGAAAGGAGCTCAACACTCTTGAGGCCCCATCTCTATATGACTTTATGATGAcatacctttttcttttaaagatgctgtctgcattcataatttcatcattttttttttaaattcatcatctactcttatactatgaaaatacttctttaaatcttttgtaataagtttcttgcttgtgTTATGGCCCCTGGTTGATCTATCTCAATCCTCAGAACTCTTTGCCGTTCGCTCCATCAACTGATTTAAAAACTTATTGCTATGATCAGGTCCCCACCCCCCTACTCCATTCTTCCATGATTAATTTAAGGCTTCACATTTTCCCTGTCAATTATCTCTAATTCAAGTACCGTTCTTGTTGCCCATTGTGAGTGATgagcaaacctgagaagcatttaCTTGTTTTGGCTCTACAACATAAATGAACAGTTTGTGAAGGAGACACCTTACAAAAGAACACAATTGTATGGTAAGAAGATCTATATACGATAAGTCAAGAGACTTAGGAGGCGAACAGGTGGTCAATTCCCAAAATTTTCATGGTAATCACCACAATATGTAAGTCCTAACCACGACTCAGGCTCAGAGGAATGTACATATTTTGAATACCTAATGACGGTACTAATATAGCTATCACAATTTTTTACTTTCCATTAATTAATGAGGGTAAAGGAATAATAATCGGAACTTTCATTATATAGACGAAAGTATCAACAATGTCAACATCCCCATAGTGTAAATGTTCTTTGAAAATGGGTATACGTTAGCAAACATATACTGTGGACGTTCTTATCTAATGATCAGTCAGCATACATGAAGTTATAATCGCACTTAAGTAGTTCAGATTTCGTTTACCAAAACTTTACAATATTATACATGTTTTACGGAAGAAATCCGACTCATCAGGAGCAAACAAATCAGTTTCAGCTCCCAACATAGCGTAGACTTGCTCTGAGCGACTGAAGTGCGATTACACCATAAAACTATCACGGAATTGtcatcgtcatatatatatatatatatatatatatatatatatatatatatatatatatatatatatatatattccctggggataggggagaaagaatacttcccacgtattccctgcttgtcgtagaaggcgactaaaagggaagggagcggggggctggaaatcctcccctctcgtttttttttttaattttccaaaagaaggaacggataagggggccaggtgaggatgttccctcaaaggcccagtcctctgttcttaacgctacctagctatcgcgggaaatggcgaatagtatgaaaatatatatatatatatatatatatatatatatatatatatatatatatatatatatatatatatatatatatatatatatatatatatatatatccctggggataggggagaaagaatacttcccacgtattccctgcgtgtcgtagaaggcgactaaaaggggagggagcggggggctggaaatcctcccctctcgttttttttttttttaattttccaaaagaaggaacagagaattgggccaggtgagggtattccctcaaggcccagtcctctgttcttaacgctacctcgctaatgcgggaaatggcgaatagtttgaaagaaaagaaagaaaatatatatatatatatatatatatatatatatatatatatatataagaacagaggactgggcctctgaggaaacatcctcatccagcccccttctctgttccttcctttggaaaaaaaaaaaaaaagagaggggaggatttccagccccccgctcccttcccttttagtcgccttctacgacacgcagggaatacgtgggaagtattctttctcccctatccccagggaaatatatatatatatgtatatatatatatatatatatatatatatatatatatatatatatatatatatatatatatatatatatattatcaagaaAATTACAATCAATCAGTTGCCAAAAATAAACCATTCTGTTGTTGTTTTACTTAAATCACTGGAGTCTTGAAAGACACGAATAAGACGAATTCTTTCGTAAATCTAGATGACTATCCCAGTTCAGTAATGCTGCCAATGACATGTAATTAATTCATCATTATCAAAGCTTTACGTATTAAGGATTCCCATTAAACAAATATCCACAAATTTCCTGGATAGGTTTCATTTGGTAAAAAcgaaatatttgtaaatgtctCACCAAGGATGTATACTGATTACTTTGCGCGTATGTAAGTACTTTATTATCCCTTGGTTTTGGTTGTACACTTTATTATAAATTAGCTTCTTGAATTCAGGGAAACTGTGAGAATAATACAAGGTTTGTTACAGATAATAAGTTTCAGCGATCTTAAAATATAAAACAACTGGAAGGTATCATCAAATCTGTAATGTGAAGTTAACGCGTAGTAATATCAGTGTGTTATTTCCGGAGGGAATGACGGTTTCAGAgtacaatacttttttttttacgttatggTCGAAGACAGTCAACGGTCACAGGCGACGGAAATCGATGTGAGATACGGTCTACAATCGATGGCAGCAGCACTGCCAATCACGCCCGCCACACAACAGCTGGAACTAATTGCTGAATTGCTGATTCATTATGGCTTCTGCCTCTGTCTGCTAGCAGGCTACGCTTTTGAAACTCGATCcttaatgatgatatatttcgAAAACTCTAAAATCTTTTTATACATAATCTTTAACAGTAGCAGTTTCTGTATTTTTCGAACCAATCTCTTACTGAAgactgtggaatatatatatatatatatatatatatatatatatatatatatatatatatatatatatatatatatatatatatatttccctggggataggggagaaagaatacttcccacgtattccctgcgtgtcgtagaaggcgactaaaagggaagggagcgggaggctggaaatcctcccctctcgtttttttttttttttttccaaaagaaggaacagagaagagggccaggtgaggatattccctcaaagacccagtcctctgttcttaacgctacctcgctatcgcgggaaatggcaaatagtatgaaagaaagatatatatatatatatatatatatatatatatatatatatatatatatatatatatatatatatatatatatatatatatattttaaacccCAAAACATTTAAGTAATACGTTTTTGATTAAGTTTTCCTACGTAACTTCTTACATAATACCGGCACACTAATCAAAAGTTTAGACATAGCAAAGCTTCCGTGTTGTTTGGTGTGGAAACAAATATTTGTTTATGCATACTTCTTGGACATCGTATAGGATTTAGTATACTCCTCTACAGCACAAGTCTTACTGCTGGAAAAATCCCTGAATAGTTTTATGTTTGGGGATATTAACAAATTTGTTGTCAgccatccagaaaaaaaaaagcatttcaaaATGAACTGTGTGTAAGTGTAACATTTCTACAGTCAATCATTATTACATATCACTTTCATTCTTAACATGTACAACGAACTTTACCATACACTGTAACCCCAAATCCCCATTTTGTTAGAAATTGCTCTATTTGATAATTAGGACATTCCATTTTTTTGCCGATTTCATGAAAATCGACGTATTTTCAACTGCGTCTGATGTATTTTCAGCGTAGCTTGGTGCATGTGTGTCCACCACTGAGgggcaacaaaaaacaaaaagggaTTCAacaatagaaggaggggaggacgcCGTATCACAACCATCTCAAAAGAATACATTAGTGGCGCCCGACACGACGCTTCCGGTCAGTCTCCGCCCACGCCCTCCTCACCTCACGGGGTCTACCGCCCTAACCCCACGACTACCCATGACCCCTAACCTCGCCAGGTGTGGACAGaaggtccactctctctctctctctctctctctctctctcaacgtttcTGAGATTCATATTTGACTCGCCAGTTCTCGGTGGAGAGAGTAGacatcacctacctacctacctacagacCAACTTACGAATAGATAAGACGGAATTTCGCAGTGAGACTCGGTCGTCATCGAGATAAGAGTCATACTTACAACAGTCGTAAACATGAACTTATAATCGTGAGTCACACTACATGAGGTGCAAAAAGTGTAGGGACTGAACTTAATGTCAGCATAGCGGACACACTACACCTGACACCATACATACGAGTTATATAAAATGTTGTGTATttaaatgtatgaaaaaatgctTTAGATTTCACACAGGACTCTCATCCCTTTAATATACgattatttatacacacacacacacacacacacacacatatatatatatatatatatatatatatatatatatatatatatatatatatatatatatatatatatatatatttccctggggataggggagaaagaatacttcccacgtattccctgcgtgtcgtagaaggcgactaaaagggaagggagcggggggggctggaaatcctcccctctcgttttttttttttttttttccaaaagaaggaacagagaagagggccaggagaggatattccctcaaaggcccagtcctctgttcttaacgctacctcgctatcgcgggaaatagcgaatagtatgaaaaaaaaaaaaaaaaaatatatatatatatatatatatatatatatatatatatatacataatatatatatatatatatatatatatatatatatatatatatatatatatatatatatatatgagggtaacAACAAAATATGCTTTCTACTTTTTTCTGATATAAGGCTGAAGAGGTGGGCAGCCAGCGGTGGTACCCCtgacccacaaccctccacccgTACTCTCCTGAGTCACAGTTGTTCCAGCTGATATTCATTGTGCTTTTTATGCCTTGATTTGCATATCGAGCAGCTGTAGTGAGttgcaggatggtggtggtggtgatggtggcggtgatggtgagttCGTGGTATGTTGGGGGCAGTAATGGTGGTGACAGCAGAGGACTGATGGTTAGATCTGTGGTAATCGTcaataactgtggtggtggtggtcgttaaGGTGGTGATACGTGTGGTAATTGATGAGATGGTGACGTCAATAGTGACTGGATATTGCTGACCTCCGGAACCTGCAGTAAATGAAGGAAACATGTTTCCTACT
This sequence is a window from Panulirus ornatus isolate Po-2019 chromosome 11, ASM3632096v1, whole genome shotgun sequence. Protein-coding genes within it:
- the LOC139751218 gene encoding uncharacterized protein, yielding MSSKNVVVTLELGHKATVRQQRASNEVFTHDWEVFVQGINGAHIDAFIEKIVFTLHKSFAKPKRVLKAPPYKVCEKGYGSFTLPIEIYFKTNNSDDTRKAQFEYDLFLQHVNGPPIKYSRKEKLTFLKPSEDFKRKLLLGGGLIVLGQEDSGQGDKMAVSRPSSGAKIKPHAAPQPQQDTAKKHKHQAVKEPKAKPESKVSDQFSALFGEPIKKIADQKPSKVKPPKEKEKVPEKVTEKYKDKTPISKSSEKKPKEKHKSEKTSSSSSVTNVTPASTSEVKEEKREKVKEKSHKEKHKRDKDKERDKHKKDRDRDRESKKQREKEISKRASSPSLKQSSSPASKRSLSPSSKRSTSPASKRSLSPFSKRSLSPASSIKSDSSAKRKKCDTESTKIVVEKPPEETKEKRKDKKRDKKEKHREKEEAPPVEVEREKPLEKLAVKTENSTKMAAPILKDECVIMPVKNEERSPAKERNKVEHKVKKGTVKEINKEEPVAVTPQVTVKEKKVKEKPTLVVPPPAPPRSRSSSRSPSPSLSVSRSPSPACSRSSSKSSRSRSPPSPVSIGRESPCRSRSLSRSQSPVHSKSRSHSRSSSGSRRSVSRSPSVSRSKSGSPSRSPSHSRSHSRSCSRSRSRSRSVSGSRSRSSSPARSRSISMSPTRSVSSSSSESSPSRMSVGESQSQVHGSRAGPSRPSLPAGADSRGSTNPLSIMMKEVSSSSSESEERGSTEGKGQAKVPLRSPSDASRPMHLAANQQPLTTAWQDTKELITYSDDEVNPVIKDNTRGGGKREQIARRPPQRDKKKRRSQQENSIITTNPPPSSPKDITKPMKEEIKQEDMKGIKEEVSAMSQLTPEYLQELVELQHKIMNSVDRQQLQQVVDIIAENSSFQLTQAHFNFDLCSLDAHVVKQLQGCFS